The window caatggcgccagccaaattgtcctagctatgatatttccaaagatatgggcgaaaaacggtatgatcccaaatccggacccatttcgctctaggaggcccaggagccgagaaaaacgcgaaaaactagaaaaatcgactttagaaaattcccggacccctagaaaaatcggaaatcgtctcacgaatccaatggcgccagccaaattgtcctagctatgatatttccaaagatatgggcgaaaaacggtatgatgccaaatccgggcccatttcgctctaggaggcccaggagccgagaaaaacgcgaaaaactagaaaaatcgactttagaaaattcccggacccctagaaaaatcggaaatcgtctcacgaatccaatggcgccagccaaattgtcctagctatgatatttccaaagatatgggcgaaaaacggtatgatcccaaatccggacccatttcgctctaggaggcccaggggccgagaaaaacgcgaaaaacgaaaaaatcgactttagaaaattcccggacccctagaaaaatcggaaatcgtctcacgaatccaatggcgccagccaaattgtcctagctatgatatttccaaagatatgggcgaaaaacggtatgatcccaaatccggacccatttcgctctaggaggcccaggagccgagaaaaacgcgaaaaactagaaaaatcgactttagaaaattcccggacccctagaaaaatcggaaatcgtctcacgaatccaatggcgccagccaaattgtcctagctatgatttttccaaagatatgggcgaaaaacggtccgtagctaggacaaaaaCGGACCGtttttgtcctagctacggcGTGGCGTGTCCTAGCCGGGGCGTGGGGCGAATGgtccgcatttgggatcacaccgtttttcgcatatatctttggaaatatcatagctaggacaatttggctggcgccagatTCGTAGTAGGATCGTACTCGAGTCCACAGCATGCGATTTGAGGACGCTCGCTGTGCGCCAATAtagcaattaaaatattttatttagctCTTGGTATATGCTTAACTAACTGGccaggtgaaaatatttctctcctgaCCGGGAAAAATAGatcttttcaattaatttttgtgaacCTAAAAACGACATATTATggctgaaaaatcataaagaaaCATTTCAAAGGCGCGGAGACCTATATCTCCACTCTCAACTTGTCCCCGTGGCAGCGGGACTGCTACTGAAGCGTTACctgcttggccgatatgctgataccccagtaggactcgtggcgccccgtctcttcgggggtgaaatcatgtcggtaacgtggagaaactggcgtcagtcaaacccccagaactgagactctactttggtctatcctctttggaaaTGACCATCAAACGTGGCAACGTTGAGAGGAGGTTGGATCGCTCCGCGGCGTGGTGGACGGGGTGGTACGGTAGCGGGACATTCAAATATTCGGGGCTTCCATCAGAATTCACTGGATAGGACAATAtaaatttcatgtttttttaattatttttcctttataTCTCAATCTTGATAAACTATCACGTTTCTCCATTATGTAtcacagtgattttttttttaatttaaaactcAACAAATATAACCTCTGCAACAAAACAATACCACTCCCGCCGCTGTGATATAGGCTATCTTGACTGACAAGCGTACCAACTCCATCGGCCGAAAATACGTTGTTGTCAAAtgtattcagaaaattttaatagatgaataaattcatgTAAATAATTTAGACTGTCTAAAAACgttttgcattaatttattcatcaccAATAACTGAAAGGAAAGAAATCAGACTGATTTCTATGCATACATTTACTCTTTTATATTTGATGTATGTTTTTTCGCAAGTTGTCGCGAGCTGTCGGAACCTTTGATCTTTACCCCCACTCTATGTTCCCCCACCTATACTGCGGAAGTCCCTTAAGTCTACAACCTAATAATAAAAGTTTCATTATGATAATCCCATACATTGGTGTTTGTGTTCacttattcaatttaaaaatcccgCACTTGTGTAGCAGAGTGGTTTAGCACTCCACGGGCATCGGACCTGCCACCTGAAAACCAGCCAACCCACTGAAATACATATATACAGGGTGGTCCGATTAGGGGTGTCGATTCTGaccaggcatgttttgggggtgattctgagcagaaaagtccttttccacttttcgctcggacgcacccctgcagagatatgggggtgaaaagaacggccaatggggcgcgagcattgtggggcactccgtccgtgtgccgccgGTAAGCAGTGTgtgtgcttccccttctcctcggccggacgttccattccgctagtgagtgagagagagagagagagagagagagggggggaaaaatatttcaagacaatcctttcgcgggaggggggggggctggggtgattaaaaaccaattattatttatattagtattatttattaaaatacaagattctgaaaaccacgggcatcccccttggcattccgcagcaaattgtttaaatactaattatctcattatgcagggggcctacagtattttgttaagagacctttcttgttgtaaatttaatttgcaataaaaaagatctcttaacaaaatactgtaggccccctgcataatgagataattaatatttaaacaatttgctgcggaatgccaagggggatgcccgtggttttcagaatcttgtattttaataaataatactaatataaataataattggtttttaatcaccccagccccccccccctcccgcgaaaggattgtcttgaaatatttttccccccctctctctctctctctctctcactcactagcggaatggaacgtccggccgaggagaaggggaagcacacACACTGCTTACcggcggcacacggacggagtgccccacaatgctcgcgccccattggccgttcttttcacccccatatctctgcaggggtgcgtccgagcgaaaagtggaaaaggacttttctgctcagaatcacccccaaaacatgcctggtCAGAATCGACACCCCTAATCGGACCACCCTGTATATACTGgaggggctccgtttgtacttgttcaactgtacaaatgatcaactgtacagagaattttcaaacgttgagagcaccactgtgcagtgattcaactgtcgagacaaaaagctaggctgtacatgtggacccagcgctaCATGTGCAGCTTatctttttgtctcgacagttgaatccctgcacagtggtgctctcaccgtttgaaaattatctgtacagttgatcatttgtacagttgaacaagtacaaacggagcccccccctaTATACTGGAAAAGGCACTGCCATGCCGGCTCGTGTACGGCAAACGAGCCAGTGCGAGTGAGAATAAGGGGGCCACCTCTCTCACTCTATTCACATTGCGCATGTGCAGTACATGGGAAACGTCACACGGTATAGTCACGTTGAGAAGTTTATGTTTATGAACATTGTTAAGCCCACaaagagttaaaaaaaaaagaaaattgaggaaatttcGAACGTGGATAATATTTTCGTAATAGTGAAATAACATTGGAATAAAAAAGTACCAAATTCATCCAGTATGACGAATGATTCATCAGCCAAAAAATCTTGTTCAGAATCGACCCCCAATCTTTATATGACCAACAAACCATgggtaaaatatatatttctacACCTTCTGCTCACTCCTTGTTACGTGCAGACATaaactaattttcatttcttgtTATTAGGACACTGATAGAATAATCAAATTTCACAAGGAAAAAGAAGAAGCACTTcgcagaagaataaaaatacttcaatCAAAACTCCGCCGTAGAGAGAAGAAACTGACAAATTTGacttcaatcataaaagtccTTAAAAAACAAGGTAATTGTTCTGAATTCTTAGAAAAAGAGCTCTTGAGAAGATTTTCTGATGATGTAGTAGaacttttcaaaaatcaaGTTAACAATTGTGGAAAAGCAAAAACTCGAATTCGGTACACGGATAAAATGAAGGAATTTGCTTatactatttatttttattctcttaagGCTTATAGATTCTTGCGAAAAACTTTATTTTTACCGGACGAATCTTTActtagaaaaatttcattggcatgtttttttttaataacagtATTGGAAAGATCAAGAAGAACGCATCATAAATTGGAGGCATATTTTTGAATCTGGTGAATCAATTCTTGTATTCAAATAAAAGTCTATAACATTCTAACATCAACTTTCTGTTTCAGGAATTATGTTGGGCATAtctaaatttgaaattttctgtCCTGAGGGCAATATTGACTCAGACGATTTAAGCTCCACATCTGAGTAATCGAATGGAGGATCTATTGAATTACATATACTCTTTGTATCTTTCCATAGGATTTTCCTCGTGACAATTATAAATAACCCACAGGGaacgaataaaattttactCTATTTCAGTTATAAGCTGGAATTTGTAAGACACATATTTATACATTGAATGAAAAGGCGAATTTAATGCCAATATTATATCGAAACTTTATAACTCGCACAACCGAAACCATGAAAGAAAACTTTTGGAGCGGACGGTAAGACAAAGACAGGTGGCCCCCTTCATCGGCCCTCTCTCTCGGCGCGCGTCCAGCGCCTCAGCGCCTTTTCCAGTATATATACATTTCAGGGGCCTTCATAAATAGCACGAGAACGCCTGCGCGGTACGCGCGCCCTTTCTGCATGCAGTCTGACCATGCGACTTTTTTAACTTGGTCCACAATGGATGCTCTTAGAAACACGAACGTTTTCGCCTTTTCGACTAACgcgaaacttcattcatttaatcggccaatgggaaagaccttacgcgatttcgactcggacgaacttcatttatgtgcttctgcttTTATAAATAGGAATACACTTTGACATAAGTAGTTGTTGGAAAAACACCAACATTAATTCGATTTAGATCTCGTCTTTGCCGTCATAATTTCTCTGAAATGATTATGTGTTTCACgccgaaaaaaatgtattcccTTATCAGTAGGCGACAAAAGTAGGAAGTGAACCACAATTGCTTGTCACTTCATCACCACCTGTTCTTAAATATTCCTCATCATTAGATTTTTCCTCACCATAACACCATCATGAGTCCCATCATTGTTACCACTAATTAGTCACGCACCGATTTCCTCGTCCTGGAGCGCTGAAGAGCCAAAATAATCCCACGAGCAGTTGCGCATTCACAATAACATAATTTCCAGGTGTAACGTGTTATGttttatttctattcaattggaaacaaaacaaaattcatgaatatacTTTCCTGTGTTTTAGGTCAGCATGAAAAGTGATTTACATCACATGGTTCAGAAAATATTACCTGATGAATGGGATTAATGGGAAAaactggattttttattatagaaAAATTCTGCTTTTTAACGAAGCCAGACGTCAAAAgttattattgattattttatacCCCCTATCAATTTACCATCAGTCACAAAAATGGCCGAAACATCATTGGAATTTATGCGTTCGATATTTTACCGTTCAGAAAATATTATCTTCTCTTTTATGTGGAATCATAAAACCGAAAGAATATGCAGTTCGAGGAATACGGACTGCCTTATGTGGCCAGGGCCATTACATGTATACTAAACCAGACTTCAAAAGTAGAAATATTGCAGTATCAATTTTactttacaaaaaaatgtcaCTATTTCCCAATATGTTCCCGAATTTATCCTCAATATGAAGATTCTTCATTTGTAAACACATGTGTTATCGCTGATGATGGTCAACTTTATTgtactaatttttttgataaacttCAAAAGATATTGAAGCTTCTAAACTTTACAATATAATTCTCGCCTTATGGCACTGGCATCCAATGATATATAAAACTGGCTTTTAGTAATCCATTGTTCAGTATGTTGCCTATCACAGCGACCAACATgttttttgcaaaattcaaTACAATTTCTTTGATCTACTTCTGTTTTATATTCTACGATGCTGTTAAAGGTAAAGTTTAAAAACTGTTAGTCTTCTATTTTGCAATTAGGCTGCAATTTATTAGATTGCAGAATGAAAGGTGTTGACATGAAACTGCAAATAAACATAAGATAGATTTTCATGAACCTTTATCCCTAAAAAGATGCTGAGGCACGACGACAAGCAAGAATGATTAATGCGGAAAACGCCCTAATTGAAGAATTTCCATCAAATGTCTTCCTCCGTTCCGTGTACAACAGAAATGGATCCCTGAACTCGAACTTCTGTAGCGGATCGCTCATTACCCCAACTCATGTACTGACTGCTGCACACTGTACCGTCTGCTACAAAAAAGGTATGGCATCCCCTTACTACGCGCGCCCGCACCAGATCTTTGTCAGAGCAGGGGTTGCTAGTCTTGGTCAGCGGGGCAACGACTACACTGTTAAACGAATATATAGAGGCGACGGCTGGAACGTTCAGCATGAATTAAATCCATGGTCACTTTTCGATATAGCCATTCTCGAGGTACGTGAACCCTTCTCAGCATGGAAATTGACAATGAGGCAAGTTATCAACTCAGATTTGATGACTAAAGACGCCCTTATTTTTCCAGTTAAACGAAGTTGTAGAGCTAGGCCCTACACAACAAATTATTAAGTTACCATTCTTTTCCCCCGAGTTCGATGAAGAAGGTGTTCTGCTTGCAGCCGGACCGACATCTTCAGATCCCAATACATACGGAACGATGAAAAAAGCCACGTTTAAGGTCGTACCGTGCGCAAGATGGGTCCAAGAGGGTCTAATTTGTGTCCGGAATGAAACCGTCAATTCGACTGAGGTAAGGACACACCTACAACATTTCTCTATTTCAatgtattaataaaattgactCCTATGTTGTCCCAAGTTTTTTCAGATAATTGTTGCATAAGGACAAAAGGACGAAATTAATATAAACCCTCAGAACTTTATCGCAAAAAATGCTTATCTGATAAATCTTTTTGAAATAGGGTGACAGCGGTTCCCCTTTCATAATCGACGGCAGACTTAGTGGAATAATATCGGCATTACCAAACAAACGAGACTATTTAATTCTAACGGATGTCGTTAAATATTTCGATTGGATTGTGAATATTGTTGGCATGCTGGAAGAATTTGAAGGCCTATCTTGAATCTGATAGTGACAAGTGGGGTTGCAGGGATATCGAATCGGCAGTcgtacataaaaattatttgctaTTGATCAGCCTCTTGACTAGCCCTATCAGTGATCTCCAGGACATAATCGACAATTATCAGCTCATTATTATTCGGTGTTAAATGATTCATTCAAATTGTTTGTTCTTGGATAAAGAATCAAACGGTTGGATTATGTTGTTGTTAAATAAGCACAAGTCGTATTTATTatgtgataatttatttataagaaaAACACAAAAAGGACACTTTCACAAGTTTATCGATTTACAATGATGGTTAACTTAAAAGCGAGGAATTTGAATTCAATAACCGGACTATTTACAGTGCTTCGATTAAGACTGAAATAGCGACCGATTCGTTCCGTTGCTGTAACGTTGGAGACTAAAATTGAACTGACTATTAAATGTGCATTTGCACATAAATTCGTGAATAGAGTGGGAGAAGTATGGCCATAAAATGAAGGTGGATGGTCGGGCCTTATTTGGGCCGTAGGGTCTGCGTTACATGATTGACCCTCCTAAATACATGAACGACCCAAGTAAATGGTGGGAATTAGAGCAATAAATACTAAAAGTGTTTAATAGATTTGGGGATTCCCCATTTCGGCTAATATActaaaaatttcagaattagCGATAATGTGGTTTATTATCGCTGCATCTGGACATTATTACAGTATTTgcatattgagaaaaattaataataaagaataaagTTATCTTACTTTGTTCAAATCTTATCTTACTTTAGTATCTTACTTTGTTCAAATATTTCTAATCAGAAACgtgatgaatgaataattacgaTATTTGCTTTACAAAATTTCATGATCTTTATTAAAGTAAAACAGATGCTCATTATAGAATCATTTATTTGGTGGCGACTGCTTTCGGTTTTGGAAGTCCCTCCCTGAATTCATTGCtacaatgataataataacacAATTAATCTACTGTCTCAATTGAAAACGAAGGAGAGTGATCGGATTTGATAAgcgataaattaatgaattctgGACGTTTCATTTCAACCCAATCAATTTGATCCTCAGCCATGAGTTCCTCCCAATAATGTAGGAGCTGCTGAgcgttgtttaatttttttccaagcataaaataataaatactcaCTTGAAATTGCGACGAACGATCTTAAGGTGACGCATACGTCCAGTGCCAGTGGTCTTCCTCCTCTTGGCTTTGATGAACCAGTTGtctgatgaaaataatcaaaattacgATGCATTCCCCTCTCAAAACCAATCAAACTGAATCTATTTGTCACTTCTGTGTACTAGTGTTTAaggattttgttttatttgagAAACTTTCAGGAGCGCATCTTCTTAGCTGGGTATCCACACTGTGCACATTGTGACTTTTGAATGTGATAAGACGATCTGCCACAACGCCTGCAAAGAGTGCAAAGCATGTGTGTCTTGTTGCAGCGCTAAGGTATGACTAAATCATACCTTCATACCTTATGCGGTGCTTAAGAATCTGTAAGTGAAGACTGATTCTGGACCAGCATGTTCTGGGGGTGATTCAAAcccgaaaagtccttttccacttttcgatCGGACGCACCCTTGCTGAGagatgggggtgaaaaggaCGGTCAAGAGCCTCTTACAAagataattaacaataaacaatGGTTTCCGACAAATATCGGACAAATTTTtcagacatttattgtagaacaTTTGAttcttttcaaaaaatgtctAGTGACAAAAGGTCGTAAATCTAGTTGTGCACTTAATAATCAAGGGAATGCATTTATTGCTCCCGATTTCCCGACAATCGCGAGCCATCCCCTGTGAATTTCGGAATTCATTGTTTATTGTTAGTTATCTTTGTAAGAGGccattttacaatattttgttAACAGACCTTGTTTGAAACGTAAACAGAAAATCGCCAGGTTTAGCATCAGAACAATCGAGAAAATTCTGGCGACCTTGAGGGCATTGAGATTCGGGGCCAGTTCACGCAGAACAACCTCAAAGCATTCAGTTCGTTACGGAAACTCAATCAGAGCAGTTGTTATCTATCAATTGTATCTAACGTCCCTATCGAGAATCTAGAGTCGGGCGTTTAGACATGTTATAAGGAACGTTTAAGTTCATCGGCTTTTTTTGAGTACATCATCTATTAAAACCttattttgtaaattcatCGGACTGTTAGTAATTCAACGGATTATTATTGAGATACGCAACGTTATAAATTTCCACGAGGAATAATTTGTATAATCAGGACACAAGGCTCACGCCTAATAAAAGTACATCAGCAATAGGTTTAGTGGACCATTTGTgataaaacattattttctacCACCAATTGTCCCAATTCCCCTAAATCCCGGCAAAAAACATAGTCACTCCTTCAACaaacctttcttgttgtaaattcaatttacaataaaaaagatttcttgacaaaatactgtaggcctgttgcatcatgagataattaacatttaaccaattatctccggaatgccaagggggatgcccgtgaTTTCCGGAATTCCTATTCAAGAAAGCATaagcacataaatgaagttcgtccgagtcgaaatcgcgtaaggtctttcccattggccaattaaatgaatgaagtttcgcCTTAGTcaaaaaggcgaaaacgttCGTGTTCCTAAGAGCCTCCATTGTGGACTAAGTTAAAAAAGTCGCATGGTCAGAATGGATGCAGAAACGGCGCGCGCAAGCATTCTCGTTTTCTACTAAAAATGCTTTTTGACaaatatcttgtaaacaaatgggtttacaacattttgtcaaaaagatttttttgcagggagtttaattttaaacattaaatgtCCAATAAGAAAATCGCGTAAATTAAtcagtttattaaataatcgaggattattgtttaaatttctGATCCCCCATATCTCAGCGGGGGTGCGTCCGATCGAAAAGTGAAAAAGGACTTCTCTagtcagaatcacccccagaCATGTTGGTCCACAATCGGTCTCCACTTACGGAGCACCCTGTATACGAGCTCGGAAAGCAAATGGCGGCAACAGAGATTTACAAATGATTAGCATAACCAGTATTGTAAAAAGGGGAAAATTCGTTCTTAAACGATAAAAAACTGATATTTACATTCCACAAACGATTTGCCATTAATAGTAAGAAGACAAAATTGAGACACTCTATTTTTCTGACCTTTGTCGGCTAATATACTacaaggggggaggggagagccTATGTCAAATggtattgagaaaaatatattattcataaaaaaatatgcactCTTAAACGATAATAATTACAGAGTTGGATTCTACCAACGATTTagaatcgaatgaaaaaaaaaactcaaaataattaatttttccaaattttgtcGGCTAATTTCACGGGTTATTgtgattaatgaattaaaaaaaaataatcaactctTAAGGGTTAAAAACAGATGTACAATAACCTGCTAACGAAGTACAAACGATTCTAtaagtttatttgttcaaaaatcgtttttttgcgaCTAGTAGGATACTGTTAAAGCTTTTCCCTTCAAATGCCGATTACAACGGATTCgccctcaattaaaaaattgatattgccCGCTTTAATTAAGatcaagggatgaaaccaacgtcattcaattgctcattaaattatttacgaATGATGATGATTTCATTTCTTACTCCCAATCAAGAGGGGAGGgattgattttgaaaaatgtcgcTTAACGCGCATCAGGGCTCGGCGGCGTCGAGTGAGTATATCCAATAACCCCCCaggattcaaaaattcatttctcctcCTCTAATTgagaggaagaaataaaaCCAACACCATTCGTTTGCTCATTAAATCTTTGATGAATGCCGATGGTTATTAGTCTCTGTCATTAGTCATAATTTAATTACGTTCGCTAAATAAATGTGGgtgtttaatttattgatgTTCCGGGGATGTTTTTGGGCCGGATGGGATGGTGGGTGAGGAAGTTCCGGAGAGGCGAATAACAATGCACTGCGTATGTGATGACGAACCgagtttattatttaaaacttATATACACAAATACACTCAACGATGTTAAAAAGGTTATTCGTTATTATAATGGACTGTATGAAACCCAAAGATAATTCCCGGTTCTAACCCCGTTGGTTATCCGGATCCTTGCCAATAATTCCCCGTTGGAATTCCGTAAAAATAGACAACGTGTCTTTACCGAATGCTAGCTGATGGTGtactgaccatcgtaacgatcccgagatcgatcgtgagctctcgttacgatggtcaaaGGTGATTGACCGTGGTCATCCTGTTGGTCATCCTGACGTTTGACCGCGGGATTTTGAACAGTGGGAATTAGGGgaggctccgtttgtacttgttcaactgtacaaatgatcaactgtacaaagaattttcaaacgttgagagcaccactgtgcagggattcaactgtcgagacaaaaaggtaagctgtacatgtagcgctgggtccacatgtacagcctaggtTTTTGTCtcaacagttgaatccctgcacagtggtgctctcaccgtttgaaaattctctgtaaagttgaacaagtacaacTGCAGCCTCCCcgggaattatattttttgaataggGTAATTGGGGAGGTGGGTAAGGATCCTCTAGAACATTTGTAAAGAGAACGAATATTAGGGATTATAGTTATAAAAGTAAGACAACATAAACATAGAGATAAATAGCTATAGAGACAAA of the Diachasmimorpha longicaudata isolate KC_UGA_2023 chromosome 13, iyDiaLong2, whole genome shotgun sequence genome contains:
- the LOC135168581 gene encoding chymotrypsin-C-like isoform X2 — its product is MLPITATNMFFAKFNTISLIYFCFIFYDAVKDAEARRQARMINAENALIEEFPSNVFLRSVYNRNGSLNSNFCSGSLITPTHVLTAAHCTVCYKKGMASPYYARPHQIFVRAGVASLGQRGNDYTVKRIYRGDGWNVQHELNPWSLFDIAILELNEVVELGPTQQIIKLPFFSPEFDEEGVLLAAGPTSSDPNTYGTMKKATFKVVPCARWVQEGLICVRNETVNSTEERIFLAGYPHCAHCDF
- the LOC135168581 gene encoding trypsin-like isoform X1, whose product is MLPITATNMFFAKFNTISLIYFCFIFYDAVKDAEARRQARMINAENALIEEFPSNVFLRSVYNRNGSLNSNFCSGSLITPTHVLTAAHCTVCYKKGMASPYYARPHQIFVRAGVASLGQRGNDYTVKRIYRGDGWNVQHELNPWSLFDIAILELNEVVELGPTQQIIKLPFFSPEFDEEGVLLAAGPTSSDPNTYGTMKKATFKVVPCARWVQEGLICVRNETVNSTEGDSGSPFIIDGRLSGIISALPNKRDYLILTDVVKYFDWIVNIVGMLEEFEGLS
- the LOC135168581 gene encoding chymotrypsin-C-like isoform X3, with the protein product MLPITATNMFFAKFNTISLIYFCFIFYDAVKDAEARRQARMINAENALIEEFPSNVFLRSVYNRNGSLNSNFCSGSLITPTHVLTAAHCTVCYKKGMASPYYARPHQIFVRAGVASLGQRGNDYTVKRIYRGDGWNVQHELNPWSLFDIAILELNEVVELGPTQQIIKLPFFSPEFDEEGVLLAAGPTSSDPNTYGTMKKATFKVVPCARWVQEGLICVRNETVNSTEFFQIIVA